One genomic region from Candidatus Chlorobium masyuteum encodes:
- a CDS encoding HD domain-containing protein → MLIEELKKREDGDSMSHQAAKSLNHFAELITSNAKDHAKRILSQLPEFDLHDDVHQSAVLTNIEQIVGQLTLSKLSSYELFFLYAASYLHDVGMALPDWELNVIEAVETENNKDDVSWKIEFRTNGQGAFAISTARQLIKKHSSEIYRNFESVSKWFFAPDSEDRLIEHLANTVVQYQDFRSGFSSKLKSLVGSELSNEVKALRIDFIRHSHHSRSYSYVKGLGRHIPEEIMQPWGTAIAHDLAFICQAHGEPIAFVEKMKTDAKYVGAETANLQFVALLLRIADILHFSFDRAPSVLASEIQFRSEDSFIHWAIKQQGVNYDISESGEVGKKTVRFRAYCLKPRYYYALHKYLDWVDQELVNYARVSRRWELSFGKPQSERWSIPLADEVDRSGVGFDKDKFIPVRGLSFTLEQKRILELLMGVRLYKDKYACLRELYQNSLDACKCMIALSDGKEKGRVEFWIERKDSGKVVYLCCMDNGVGMTKDIIVNHLLRIGNSYYSSSSFERLRNSHQHSFTPTSQFGIGILSCFMLGDSLDIVTKPMQEFADDTSAIRCVVDGVHENFYYAQPDDVDMELIGKHGTIVRVRLTEPESITDYNDGKIWFRYFADRTAQMFKNIEKPLFEGWDRHIHHVVTRFVSLPLLDVNVCVRLIDATRVPIIRWDCPFKWKEHGIDESDIIRLDEFCKVHGWSHGIGEFDKGDITESHNEIYFCKTDYEGVEFSWLLELPSRNEGASSISRYGTIPSFGVFGLSVDGVHIEHNSLVQNDLLHWLCYSGHLNFTGEIRPVLTVDRMSITSLPETIDIIISQLIRNVAVKTIQTTNEHIEKKGMSSDDPIVLAIWDHLLNGFSPCKVDFLTTFASDERFTNVLLSDLATLVQNKKLTIREFIDAEKLTFQQIAYPDLSAIAKLLFYGKCGNATRLTLLDDGVYVEGTGLSPIVTKRVERHEHHFTDILLKCDDWSGRFSEYDLVTDFWPVIPERLFDCLSSKKNGDHAEKLGESERAIEIHRMGNGITSLGEQDPCMVHPDFGLYTEEKNYFNQKSSEVCKVGNFAKASNHHWLFELNQVGKMNEKMTRNILFMFVSPRLLNTEEDARLKEFESSAPDYVKGVRQGWSLLFLGQKHHQPIIHPGMVKRSVMARLIPEAIWNKLEGEEYHFLDGTPLVEFRDKAELKV, encoded by the coding sequence GTGTTGATTGAGGAGCTTAAAAAACGGGAAGATGGTGATTCTATGAGTCATCAAGCAGCTAAAAGCCTAAATCACTTTGCAGAGCTAATTACAAGTAACGCCAAAGACCATGCAAAAAGAATCCTTAGTCAGCTTCCCGAGTTTGATCTGCATGATGACGTTCATCAATCTGCTGTTCTTACAAATATTGAACAGATAGTTGGTCAGCTTACTCTTTCAAAACTATCGAGTTACGAGCTTTTTTTTCTTTATGCTGCCAGTTATCTCCATGACGTTGGGATGGCATTGCCTGACTGGGAACTCAACGTAATCGAAGCTGTCGAAACAGAGAATAATAAGGACGATGTTTCATGGAAAATCGAATTTAGAACTAATGGTCAGGGCGCATTTGCAATATCGACTGCACGACAACTTATCAAAAAGCACTCGAGTGAAATCTATCGAAACTTTGAATCTGTCAGTAAGTGGTTTTTTGCCCCCGACTCGGAAGACCGCCTGATAGAACATCTGGCTAATACAGTTGTACAATATCAGGATTTCAGAAGTGGTTTTAGCAGTAAGTTAAAGTCTCTTGTTGGCAGTGAGTTGTCCAATGAGGTAAAGGCTTTGAGGATTGATTTTATTCGTCATTCACATCACTCTCGGTCTTATTCATACGTTAAAGGGTTAGGTCGTCATATTCCAGAAGAAATCATGCAACCATGGGGTACAGCTATTGCGCACGACCTTGCCTTTATCTGTCAAGCACATGGTGAACCGATTGCATTCGTCGAGAAGATGAAGACTGATGCCAAGTATGTTGGCGCAGAGACTGCAAACCTACAATTTGTAGCATTACTTTTGCGCATTGCAGATATACTTCATTTTAGTTTTGATAGAGCACCATCCGTTCTTGCTTCTGAAATACAGTTTCGCTCTGAGGATAGTTTCATTCATTGGGCAATTAAACAGCAAGGGGTAAACTATGATATCTCCGAGTCAGGTGAAGTTGGCAAGAAAACTGTCAGATTTAGAGCATATTGTTTGAAACCTCGCTACTACTATGCACTTCACAAATACCTTGATTGGGTAGATCAAGAATTAGTCAATTACGCTCGGGTTTCAAGAAGGTGGGAATTGTCTTTTGGCAAGCCTCAGTCTGAACGCTGGAGCATCCCCTTGGCGGATGAGGTTGATAGGTCGGGTGTTGGTTTTGATAAGGATAAATTCATTCCTGTTCGCGGTCTATCTTTCACTTTGGAACAGAAGAGGATTCTTGAACTGTTAATGGGTGTCCGGTTATACAAAGACAAATACGCTTGTCTCAGGGAGTTGTATCAGAACTCACTCGATGCTTGCAAATGCATGATCGCTCTTTCAGATGGCAAAGAAAAAGGTCGCGTGGAATTCTGGATAGAACGGAAGGATTCTGGAAAGGTTGTATACCTATGTTGCATGGATAACGGTGTTGGTATGACTAAGGATATCATCGTGAATCATCTGCTGCGCATCGGGAATTCTTACTACAGCTCATCTTCCTTCGAAAGACTTCGTAATTCTCACCAACATAGTTTTACACCAACTTCACAGTTTGGCATAGGTATTCTTTCATGCTTCATGCTCGGTGATAGCTTGGATATAGTGACAAAGCCCATGCAAGAGTTTGCCGATGACACATCTGCTATCAGATGCGTTGTGGATGGAGTACACGAGAATTTTTACTATGCTCAGCCAGACGATGTGGATATGGAGTTGATTGGTAAGCATGGTACAATTGTGAGGGTGCGATTGACGGAGCCTGAGTCGATTACAGACTATAATGATGGTAAGATTTGGTTTCGCTATTTTGCAGATCGTACAGCACAGATGTTCAAAAACATCGAAAAACCACTGTTTGAGGGCTGGGACAGGCATATTCACCATGTTGTTACAAGGTTTGTTTCATTACCATTATTGGATGTTAATGTTTGTGTTCGGCTTATAGATGCAACGAGGGTACCAATCATCAGGTGGGATTGTCCATTTAAATGGAAGGAACACGGGATTGATGAGTCAGATATTATTCGTCTTGATGAATTCTGTAAAGTCCATGGTTGGAGTCATGGAATAGGCGAGTTCGATAAGGGAGACATTACAGAATCTCATAATGAAATCTATTTTTGTAAAACAGATTATGAAGGAGTTGAATTTTCATGGTTACTGGAGTTGCCCTCGAGAAATGAAGGGGCTTCAAGCATCAGCAGATATGGGACCATACCGAGTTTTGGTGTCTTTGGTCTCTCGGTGGATGGCGTGCATATTGAGCACAATTCGCTTGTGCAAAATGACCTTCTTCATTGGCTATGTTACTCCGGGCATCTAAATTTCACAGGCGAAATTCGACCTGTTCTTACGGTTGATAGAATGTCTATTACTTCCTTACCAGAGACAATTGACATAATTATATCTCAACTAATTCGGAATGTTGCAGTCAAAACAATACAAACCACAAATGAGCATATCGAGAAAAAGGGTATGTCGAGTGATGACCCTATCGTTCTTGCCATTTGGGATCATCTCCTGAATGGATTTTCTCCATGTAAAGTCGATTTTTTGACCACATTTGCTTCAGATGAACGTTTTACAAACGTATTGTTGTCTGATTTAGCAACATTGGTACAAAACAAGAAATTAACTATCCGCGAATTTATTGATGCTGAAAAACTAACTTTCCAGCAGATTGCATACCCTGATTTAAGCGCTATTGCAAAGTTGCTTTTCTATGGAAAATGCGGAAATGCCACTCGATTAACATTGCTCGATGATGGTGTTTATGTGGAAGGGACGGGTCTGTCGCCTATTGTAACAAAACGTGTGGAACGGCATGAGCATCATTTCACTGATATTTTGTTAAAGTGCGATGATTGGTCGGGACGTTTTTCTGAATACGACCTCGTAACCGACTTTTGGCCGGTTATTCCTGAGAGGCTGTTCGACTGCCTAAGTTCAAAAAAGAATGGTGATCACGCTGAGAAGCTTGGTGAAAGCGAGCGAGCTATCGAAATACACAGAATGGGGAATGGGATCACTTCGCTTGGTGAGCAGGATCCCTGTATGGTCCATCCGGATTTTGGCTTATATACTGAAGAAAAAAATTACTTCAATCAAAAGAGTTCAGAAGTTTGCAAGGTTGGTAATTTTGCAAAGGCATCTAACCATCATTGGTTGTTTGAACTGAATCAGGTTGGTAAAATGAATGAGAAAATGACCCGAAATATTCTTTTCATGTTTGTTTCGCCGAGATTACTAAATACTGAAGAAGATGCTCGTCTCAAAGAGTTTGAATCTTCTGCTCCAGATTATGTCAAGGGTGTCCGGCAAGGCTGGAGTCTACTGTTTTTGGGTCAGAAACACCACCAACCTATCATCCACCCAGGAATGGTTAAACGATCTGTAATGGCCAGACTTATTCCAGAAGCCATCTGGAATAAGCTTGAAGGCGAGGAATACCATTTTCTTGATGGCACCCCTCTCGTTGAGTTTCGAGATAAAGCGGAGCTGAAGGTATGA
- a CDS encoding type II toxin-antitoxin system HicB family antitoxin, translating to MLKQITAIISREDDGYVSLCPELDIASQGETIEDARENLQEALELFFETASSEEIKTRLHKEVTVV from the coding sequence ATGCTGAAGCAAATCACAGCCATTATTTCGCGTGAAGATGACGGGTATGTCTCCCTTTGCCCGGAACTTGATATTGCCAGTCAGGGAGAGACAATCGAAGATGCCCGAGAGAACCTCCAGGAGGCTCTGGAGTTATTCTTTGAGACCGCATCTTCAGAGGAGATCAAGACACGACTGCACAAGGAGGTAACCGTTGTGTAA